A region from the Arthrobacter gengyunqii genome encodes:
- a CDS encoding TetR/AcrR family transcriptional regulator — MSNQQTGKPTRLPREERRRQLLNAAQEVFVSNGFHGAAMDDIAEVARVSKPVLYQHFPGKRELYLALLEDHLGTLTEFLTSALNSTTDNDLRVRETMRAYFRFVAQDSQGHRLVFESDMTNDAEVSARIEEFNARFASNIADVIAEDTKLSHVEATLLGRALAGMAQVSARYWLETNGDLDIDAASELVYRLAWRGISRFPKEI; from the coding sequence GTGAGCAACCAGCAAACCGGCAAGCCAACCCGGCTCCCCCGGGAGGAACGGCGCCGCCAGCTGTTGAACGCCGCGCAGGAGGTTTTTGTCAGCAACGGTTTCCACGGAGCGGCCATGGACGACATTGCCGAAGTGGCCCGGGTCAGCAAGCCCGTTCTCTATCAGCATTTTCCGGGCAAGCGGGAGCTGTATCTGGCGCTGCTCGAGGACCATCTGGGCACCCTCACGGAATTCCTCACGAGCGCTTTGAACTCGACCACCGACAACGATCTGCGCGTCCGGGAAACCATGCGCGCCTACTTCCGTTTCGTGGCTCAGGACAGCCAGGGCCACCGGCTGGTTTTTGAGTCCGACATGACCAACGACGCAGAAGTCAGCGCCCGGATCGAGGAATTCAATGCCCGGTTCGCGTCCAATATTGCCGATGTCATCGCAGAGGACACCAAGCTTTCCCACGTGGAGGCGACGCTGCTGGGCCGGGCGCTGGCCGGCATGGCCCAAGTGAGTGCCCGCTACTGGCTGGAGACGAACGGAGACTTGGACATAGATGCGGCGTCCGAGCTCGTCTACCGTTTAGCTTGGCGCGGAATCAGCCGGTTCCCCAAGGAAATCTAG
- a CDS encoding glutamyl-tRNA reductase — MVLLSLIATHSDVDLETVARLSAGASQVSSSLLETGSAVTGSVVLATCNRFEVYCEAKSEADVEAARSAVVAEISRHSGLSKDLVSRSFTTNTGESVAKHLFAVGAGLDSAVVGEREIAGQVRRALIEAQDKGTASGGLTRLFQTASRTAKDVGALTALGKRGLSIVSVALELATDLSMDTDWSAKDVVVFGTGAYAGATMALLKERGCTRISVYSSSGRAESFTASRGGTPLTRDSLPDALAAADVVIGCSGSESQVSAQDVRRVRKSSSKPLIIIDLALTHDFDPAVREVDGVELITLESVRLAAPAEQVESLKQASSIVADAAKSFSELQLSRQMDSAIVALRRHTLNVLDSELEKVRAQHGCTGAAEEVEFAMRRMVKQLLHVPTVRARELAASGQQDDYIKGLEALFGITPENPVERRRPAASPHAAGTGSSRPDSEDGTDTAASA, encoded by the coding sequence GTGGTTCTACTTTCCCTTATTGCGACACACTCCGATGTTGACCTGGAAACCGTTGCGCGCCTCAGCGCCGGCGCCTCTCAGGTCTCCTCCTCCCTGCTCGAAACCGGATCCGCGGTGACCGGATCCGTGGTCCTGGCCACCTGCAACCGGTTCGAGGTCTACTGCGAGGCCAAGTCGGAGGCGGACGTCGAAGCGGCCCGCTCCGCCGTCGTCGCAGAAATCAGCCGGCACTCCGGACTGAGCAAAGACCTGGTCTCGCGTTCTTTCACCACCAACACCGGTGAATCAGTGGCCAAGCACCTGTTCGCCGTCGGCGCCGGTTTGGATTCCGCCGTGGTGGGCGAGCGTGAAATTGCCGGCCAGGTCCGCCGGGCACTGATCGAGGCCCAGGACAAAGGCACCGCAAGCGGCGGTCTCACCCGCCTCTTCCAGACAGCCTCACGCACAGCCAAAGATGTTGGAGCACTGACAGCCCTCGGTAAGCGGGGGCTTTCCATTGTTTCCGTAGCACTGGAACTGGCCACCGATCTCTCCATGGACACAGACTGGTCCGCCAAGGACGTTGTCGTCTTCGGCACCGGCGCTTACGCCGGAGCGACCATGGCGCTGCTCAAGGAACGCGGCTGCACCCGCATCAGCGTGTATTCCTCCTCCGGGCGGGCCGAGTCCTTTACCGCATCGCGCGGCGGAACTCCGTTGACCCGGGACTCGCTGCCGGATGCACTGGCCGCAGCGGACGTGGTGATCGGCTGCAGCGGAAGCGAAAGCCAGGTGAGCGCCCAGGACGTCAGGCGCGTCCGGAAATCCAGCAGCAAGCCGTTGATCATCATTGATTTGGCCCTGACCCATGATTTCGACCCGGCCGTCCGCGAGGTGGACGGCGTGGAACTGATCACCCTGGAATCGGTGCGTCTGGCAGCCCCGGCAGAGCAGGTGGAGTCCCTGAAGCAGGCCAGCAGCATCGTGGCCGACGCCGCCAAGTCCTTCTCTGAACTCCAGCTGAGCCGCCAAATGGACTCTGCCATTGTTGCGCTGCGCCGACACACCCTGAATGTCCTGGATTCCGAGCTGGAAAAGGTCCGTGCCCAGCACGGCTGCACCGGCGCCGCGGAGGAAGTGGAGTTTGCCATGCGCCGCATGGTCAAGCAGCTCCTGCATGTTCCCACCGTGCGCGCACGCGAGCTCGCCGCCAGCGGCCAGCAGGATGACTACATCAAGGGTCTTGAAGCACTGTTCGGCATCACCCCGGAGAACCCGGTGGAGCGCCGCCGCCCGGCAGCCTCTCCCCACGCCGCCGGCACCGGTTCCAGCCGACCCGATTCCGAAGACGGCACGGACACCGCGGCTTCAGCCTGA
- a CDS encoding ferritin-like fold-containing protein produces MTNGTRTEPDSAYGPGSSDVGDIYRRFLADLFGVMAYGELSAFERMSSDARFSPTLHDRTVLGRLAVSEYGHFERVTEHLVKLGLDPEAAMRPFQPSVDAFHDRTRPADWFESLMKFYVTDAISDDFYQLVAARLDPATAELVLALKDAEPAGEVLEARLQQALADDPRLASRLALWGRRLVGEALTQAQRVVLERAVLGGLLQGTDQGPYEDGLKALFAELTRNHSRRMSRLGLTA; encoded by the coding sequence ATGACAAACGGCACCCGCACCGAACCAGACTCCGCCTACGGCCCGGGATCCTCAGATGTCGGGGACATTTACCGCCGTTTCCTCGCAGACCTTTTCGGTGTCATGGCGTACGGAGAGCTGTCAGCTTTTGAGCGGATGTCCTCGGACGCACGCTTTTCGCCCACGCTGCATGACCGCACCGTCCTGGGGCGGCTGGCGGTGAGCGAATACGGGCACTTTGAGCGCGTGACGGAACACCTGGTGAAGCTGGGCCTGGATCCGGAGGCGGCCATGCGGCCCTTCCAGCCGTCAGTAGACGCCTTCCATGACCGGACCCGGCCCGCAGACTGGTTTGAATCGCTGATGAAGTTCTATGTCACGGACGCCATTTCCGACGACTTCTATCAGCTGGTTGCGGCCCGGCTGGATCCTGCCACGGCGGAACTGGTGCTGGCTTTGAAAGATGCCGAGCCGGCGGGCGAGGTCCTTGAAGCGAGGCTGCAGCAGGCACTCGCCGACGATCCGCGGCTTGCCTCCCGGCTGGCTCTTTGGGGGAGGCGCCTGGTTGGCGAAGCACTGACCCAGGCCCAGCGCGTGGTCCTCGAACGTGCGGTTCTGGGCGGTTTGCTGCAGGGCACGGACCAGGGACCCTATGAAGACGGACTCAAGGCCTTGTTCGCCGAATTGACCCGCAACCACTCGCGACGGATGAGCAGGCTGGGGCTCACCGCCTGA
- a CDS encoding DEAD/DEAH box helicase → MAETLATTQAAAIIPELTFADFGVRSDIVESLSEAGITHPFPIQSMTLPVALGGHDIIGQAKTGTGKTLGFGIPAIQRVIAPDDEAYASLAVPGAPQALIVVPTRELAVQVAGDLSTAAKRRGARIVTIYGGRAYEPQIESLAAGVEIVVGTPGRLIDLYNKKHLSLKNVRIVVLDEADEMLDLGFLPDVETLMAATPAVRQTLLFSATMPGAVVAMARRYMTKPTHIRAADPDDEGLTKKDIRQVVYRAHNLDKSEVVSRILQSKGRGRTIIFTKTKRTAAKLSEELADRGFAVAAMHGDLGQGAREQAMRAFRNEKVDVLVATDVAARGIDVDDVTHVINYQCPEDEKTYLHRVGRTGRAGNKGTAVTFVDWDDVPRWGLINKALGLDQAEPVETYSSSPHLYTDLDIPEGTKGRLPRNKRTHAGIDAEKIEDLGETGKKNAAAPSRDGSRDSSRGRDRTRAGGTRGDRPRSGGGDRGRSDKREDSRRSGDQQAAPARTAEAPAAAADSAADRPRRSRTRTRRRNGEVVGDSAPAAE, encoded by the coding sequence GTGGCTGAAACCCTGGCCACCACGCAGGCAGCGGCCATAATTCCGGAACTGACGTTCGCGGATTTTGGCGTCCGCTCCGACATTGTGGAGTCGCTCTCTGAAGCGGGCATCACCCATCCCTTCCCCATCCAGTCGATGACACTGCCGGTGGCCCTGGGCGGTCACGACATCATTGGCCAGGCCAAGACGGGCACAGGCAAGACGCTCGGCTTCGGCATTCCCGCCATCCAGCGGGTCATTGCGCCCGACGACGAGGCTTACGCGTCCCTCGCCGTGCCCGGTGCCCCGCAGGCACTGATTGTTGTTCCCACCCGTGAACTCGCCGTCCAGGTTGCCGGTGACCTGTCCACTGCTGCCAAGCGCCGCGGTGCCCGGATCGTCACGATTTACGGCGGCCGTGCCTACGAGCCTCAGATCGAGTCCCTGGCCGCCGGCGTCGAGATTGTGGTCGGCACCCCGGGCCGCCTGATCGACCTGTACAACAAGAAGCACCTCTCGCTGAAAAACGTGCGCATCGTAGTCCTCGACGAAGCCGACGAGATGCTGGACCTTGGCTTCCTGCCGGACGTGGAAACCCTGATGGCCGCCACGCCCGCCGTGCGCCAGACGCTGCTCTTCTCAGCGACCATGCCCGGCGCCGTCGTCGCGATGGCCCGCCGTTACATGACCAAGCCAACCCACATCCGGGCAGCGGATCCCGATGATGAAGGCCTGACGAAGAAGGACATTCGGCAGGTTGTCTACCGGGCCCACAACCTCGACAAGAGCGAAGTGGTGTCCCGCATCCTGCAGTCCAAGGGCCGCGGACGCACCATCATTTTCACCAAGACCAAGCGCACAGCCGCCAAGCTGTCCGAGGAACTGGCGGACCGCGGCTTTGCCGTTGCGGCCATGCACGGCGACCTGGGCCAGGGTGCACGCGAGCAGGCCATGCGCGCCTTCCGCAATGAGAAGGTTGACGTGCTCGTGGCCACCGATGTTGCTGCCCGCGGCATCGACGTCGACGACGTCACCCACGTCATTAATTACCAGTGCCCCGAAGACGAAAAGACCTACCTGCACCGCGTGGGCCGCACCGGCCGCGCCGGCAACAAGGGCACAGCCGTGACCTTCGTGGACTGGGACGATGTCCCCCGCTGGGGCCTCATCAACAAGGCCCTCGGCCTGGACCAGGCCGAGCCCGTGGAAACGTACTCCTCGTCGCCGCACCTCTACACCGACCTGGACATTCCCGAAGGCACCAAGGGCCGTCTGCCGCGCAACAAGCGCACGCATGCGGGCATTGACGCCGAGAAGATCGAGGACCTCGGCGAGACCGGCAAGAAGAACGCTGCCGCACCGTCCCGGGACGGCTCCCGTGACAGCTCCCGCGGACGCGACCGGACACGCGCCGGCGGCACCCGCGGCGACCGGCCCCGCAGCGGCGGTGGGGATCGCGGACGCTCGGATAAGCGTGAGGACTCACGCCGTTCCGGCGACCAGCAGGCTGCCCCGGCGCGCACCGCCGAGGCACCGGCTGCAGCAGCAGACTCGGCCGCTGACCGTCCCCGCCGCAGCCGCACCCGCACGCGCCGCCGCAACGGCGAAGTGGTCGGCGACTCCGCCCCCGCAGCCGAATAG
- a CDS encoding DUF3107 domain-containing protein, with protein MEVKIGIQNVGREIVFESSQTADAVADVVAEALSSQKELRLKDDKGRLIMVPAGVIGYVEIGAEEVRRVGFGAL; from the coding sequence GTGGAAGTAAAAATCGGCATTCAGAATGTTGGCCGCGAAATCGTTTTTGAATCGAGCCAGACCGCCGACGCCGTTGCTGACGTCGTGGCGGAGGCCCTGAGCAGCCAGAAGGAACTGCGGCTCAAGGATGACAAGGGCCGGCTCATCATGGTTCCCGCCGGTGTCATCGGGTACGTGGAAATTGGCGCTGAAGAGGTTCGCCGCGTCGGCTTCGGCGCGCTCTAG
- the moeB gene encoding molybdopterin-synthase adenylyltransferase MoeB, which yields MSEPKAALPPLVEPAAGLTSEETRRYSRHLIIPEFGMPAQQRLKNARVLVIGAGGLGSPALLYLAAAGVGTLGIVDDDTVDESNLQRQIIHGVSDLGSSKAESARRSIRELNPLVNVQLHPARLDADNVLEIFAGYDLILDGTDNFATRYLVNDAAEILGKPYVWGSILRFDGQVSVFWGRHGPTYRDLYPEAPPAGSVPSCAEGGVLGVLCAQIGSVMVNEAVKLITGTGVTLLGRVLVLNALDMSWREIRLRKDPAAEPVTELEEDYEAFCGMPPEGSQGTGDEAPAVGVRELQLLLAARAAGERDFDLIDVREPGEHAIVSIEGAELMPRAGILAGDNLPARGRDLYVHCKSGGRSAEVAAFLRGQGYDRVFNVDGGILAWVREIEPAKVLY from the coding sequence ATGAGTGAGCCAAAAGCTGCCCTGCCTCCGCTGGTTGAGCCCGCGGCAGGGCTGACCAGCGAGGAAACCCGGCGCTACTCGCGGCATTTAATCATCCCCGAATTTGGGATGCCCGCGCAGCAACGGCTCAAAAACGCGCGTGTCCTGGTCATTGGTGCCGGCGGCCTTGGCTCACCGGCGCTGCTGTACCTGGCGGCGGCGGGAGTTGGCACGCTGGGGATTGTCGACGACGACACGGTGGACGAATCCAATCTGCAGCGCCAAATCATTCACGGCGTCTCCGACCTCGGCAGCTCCAAGGCCGAGTCTGCCCGGCGGAGCATCCGCGAACTGAATCCCCTGGTGAACGTCCAACTGCACCCGGCGCGACTGGACGCTGACAATGTGCTGGAGATCTTCGCCGGATATGACCTGATCCTGGACGGCACCGATAATTTCGCCACCCGCTACCTGGTCAACGATGCTGCCGAGATTCTGGGCAAGCCCTATGTCTGGGGATCGATCCTGCGCTTCGACGGGCAGGTCAGCGTCTTTTGGGGAAGGCACGGGCCGACGTACCGCGACCTTTATCCCGAGGCGCCGCCCGCCGGTTCGGTTCCCTCCTGCGCAGAAGGGGGAGTGCTGGGGGTGCTCTGCGCCCAGATCGGCTCGGTCATGGTCAACGAAGCGGTGAAGCTGATTACCGGCACCGGAGTGACGCTCCTGGGCCGGGTCCTGGTGCTCAATGCGCTGGACATGTCGTGGCGCGAAATCCGGCTGCGGAAAGACCCCGCCGCTGAACCGGTCACCGAACTGGAAGAGGATTATGAGGCATTCTGCGGGATGCCTCCCGAAGGCAGCCAAGGGACCGGGGACGAGGCGCCCGCCGTCGGCGTCCGGGAACTGCAGCTGCTGCTCGCGGCGCGGGCGGCTGGAGAACGGGACTTTGACCTGATCGATGTCAGGGAGCCGGGAGAGCACGCAATTGTCAGCATCGAGGGGGCGGAGCTGATGCCCCGCGCCGGAATCCTGGCGGGGGATAACCTGCCCGCACGGGGCCGGGATCTCTACGTGCACTGCAAGTCCGGCGGACGGTCAGCCGAGGTGGCGGCTTTCCTGCGGGGGCAGGGCTATGACCGGGTGTTTAACGTGGACGGCGGGATCCTGGCCTGGGTGAGGGAGATCGAACCGGCGAAGGTCCTTTACTGA
- a CDS encoding PHP domain-containing protein: MRIDLHTHSTVSDGTQPPAEVMRSAKEAGLDVVALTDHDATSGWQEAAEAARREGLTLVQGMEVSCRSSEGISVHVLSYLHDPTDPELVAEIARSRTARVSRAEMMVQRLAEDFPIDWDLVQEHVAPGATIGRPHIADALVAAGVVPDRSAAFAGILTARSRYFVAHYAPDPARAVELIRRAGGVPVFAHPVASSRGRVVGEETFHEMIDAGLLGVEADHRDNPVEGRAWLRRLAAENSLLVTGSSDYHGTGKPNLLGEFTTAPEVLEKIEGLATGTAVVRP, from the coding sequence GTGAGAATCGACCTGCACACGCACTCCACAGTCTCCGACGGAACCCAGCCGCCGGCGGAGGTGATGCGTTCGGCAAAAGAGGCCGGGTTGGATGTGGTGGCCCTGACCGACCACGATGCCACCTCCGGGTGGCAGGAGGCGGCTGAGGCGGCCCGCCGGGAGGGACTGACCCTGGTGCAGGGGATGGAGGTCTCCTGCCGCAGCAGTGAGGGAATCAGCGTCCATGTGCTGTCCTACCTGCACGACCCAACCGATCCTGAGCTGGTGGCTGAAATCGCCAGGTCCCGGACGGCGCGGGTGTCCCGCGCCGAGATGATGGTGCAGCGGCTGGCTGAGGATTTTCCCATCGACTGGGACCTGGTGCAGGAACATGTGGCCCCGGGCGCGACGATCGGGCGGCCGCACATTGCCGACGCGCTCGTTGCAGCCGGCGTGGTGCCGGACCGTTCTGCGGCCTTTGCCGGCATCCTGACGGCAAGGTCACGCTACTTCGTTGCCCACTATGCCCCGGACCCGGCCCGCGCGGTCGAGCTGATCCGCCGGGCCGGGGGAGTGCCGGTGTTCGCCCACCCGGTGGCGTCCTCGCGCGGCCGCGTGGTGGGCGAAGAAACGTTCCACGAGATGATCGACGCCGGACTCCTGGGCGTGGAAGCGGACCACCGCGACAACCCCGTGGAGGGCAGGGCGTGGCTGCGCCGGCTGGCAGCGGAGAACTCGCTGCTGGTCACCGGGTCCAGCGACTACCACGGGACCGGCAAACCCAATCTGCTCGGAGAGTTCACCACCGCCCCCGAGGTCCTGGAAAAGATCGAGGGCCTGGCCACCGGGACCGCCGTCGTCCGGCCGTAA
- the hemE gene encoding uroporphyrinogen decarboxylase encodes MTLSASHPLMDGRTADSPLITAYRGGTPSRRPVWFMRQAGRSLPEYRKLREGIAMLDSCLDPALASEITLQPVRRHDVDAGIFFSDIVIPLKLAGVDVDIVPGVGPVLGTPVRTAADVAALPVLTEEALEPIREAVRLTVAELGKTPLIGFAGAPFTLAAYMVEGKPSRDHLGPRTMMHADPDAWRALTEWAADASGMFLRAQLEAGASAGQLFDSWAGSLGLADYTRHVAPASSRALDYVRDLGAPLVHFGTGTSELLGAMRDVGVDVVGVDYRLPLDEANRRLGGTTPLQGNIDPALLNAPWPVLEAHVREVLAAGAAAPGHVVNLGHGVPPETDPDVLTRVVELIHSVEP; translated from the coding sequence ATGACTCTTAGCGCCTCTCATCCGCTCATGGATGGCCGCACGGCCGATTCCCCCCTCATTACCGCCTACCGGGGTGGAACTCCGTCCCGCCGGCCGGTCTGGTTCATGCGCCAGGCCGGAAGGTCGCTGCCTGAATACCGCAAGCTGCGGGAGGGTATCGCGATGCTGGATTCCTGCCTGGATCCGGCGCTGGCCTCCGAAATCACGCTGCAGCCCGTCCGCCGGCACGACGTCGATGCCGGCATCTTCTTCTCGGACATTGTCATTCCGCTCAAGCTGGCCGGTGTCGACGTCGACATTGTTCCCGGCGTCGGACCTGTCCTTGGTACACCGGTGCGCACGGCGGCGGATGTGGCAGCCCTGCCGGTCCTCACTGAGGAGGCGCTGGAGCCAATCCGGGAAGCAGTCCGTTTGACCGTGGCGGAACTTGGCAAAACGCCGCTGATCGGTTTCGCCGGCGCCCCGTTTACCCTCGCGGCCTACATGGTGGAGGGCAAGCCCTCCCGCGACCACCTGGGCCCGCGGACCATGATGCACGCGGACCCGGACGCCTGGCGTGCGCTGACGGAGTGGGCCGCTGATGCTTCGGGCATGTTCCTTCGCGCCCAGCTTGAAGCAGGAGCCAGTGCGGGACAGCTCTTCGACTCCTGGGCCGGGTCGCTGGGCCTGGCTGACTACACCCGGCACGTGGCACCGGCGTCAAGCCGCGCCTTGGACTATGTCCGGGACCTTGGCGCTCCGCTGGTGCATTTCGGCACCGGCACCTCCGAATTGCTGGGTGCCATGCGTGATGTTGGCGTGGACGTGGTGGGAGTGGACTACCGGCTGCCGCTGGATGAGGCCAACCGCCGCCTCGGCGGAACGACGCCGCTGCAGGGAAACATCGACCCCGCACTGCTGAATGCACCGTGGCCGGTCCTCGAGGCCCATGTGCGCGAGGTTCTGGCCGCCGGAGCTGCGGCGCCGGGCCATGTGGTCAACCTCGGCCACGGCGTTCCTCCCGAGACGGATCCGGACGTCCTGACGCGGGTGGTCGAGCTCATCCACTCGGTGGAGCCGTAA
- a CDS encoding DNA-methyltransferase yields the protein MSIPLWSPDGRSLVVHADNAVFLPTLPDGAFTMIYVDPPFNTGRSQRRQQTTMVRSADGSGDRVGFKGRSYSTVKGLLSSYDDAFEDYWAFLEPRLAEAWRLLADDGTLYVHLDYREVHYAKVMLDALFGRDCFLNEIIWAYDYGGRAKNRWPAKHDNILVYVKNPAAYHFDNAEVDREPYMAPGLVTPEKVALGKLPTDVWWHTIVSPTGKEKTGYPTQKPEGLLRRTVAASSREGDWVLDFFAGSGTLGAVAAKLNRKFVCVDANPQAIDVMSKRLGHAADIVSSEAVAAVASA from the coding sequence ATGAGCATTCCCCTTTGGTCGCCGGACGGCAGGTCGCTGGTAGTACACGCGGACAACGCCGTGTTTCTGCCCACCCTGCCGGACGGTGCCTTCACCATGATTTACGTGGATCCGCCGTTCAACACCGGCCGGTCCCAGCGCCGGCAGCAAACCACCATGGTCCGCAGCGCCGACGGCAGCGGCGACCGGGTCGGGTTCAAAGGCCGCAGCTACAGCACGGTCAAGGGCCTGCTCTCCAGCTATGACGATGCCTTCGAGGACTACTGGGCGTTCCTGGAACCCCGGTTGGCTGAGGCGTGGCGGCTCCTGGCTGACGACGGAACCCTGTACGTGCATCTCGATTACCGCGAGGTGCACTACGCAAAAGTCATGCTGGATGCCCTCTTCGGCAGGGACTGTTTCCTGAACGAGATCATCTGGGCCTACGACTACGGCGGACGTGCCAAGAACCGCTGGCCTGCCAAACACGACAACATCCTCGTGTACGTCAAGAATCCCGCGGCATACCACTTCGACAATGCCGAAGTGGACCGTGAGCCGTACATGGCGCCGGGTCTGGTCACGCCCGAAAAGGTGGCGCTGGGCAAGCTGCCCACCGACGTCTGGTGGCACACCATCGTCTCTCCCACCGGCAAGGAAAAAACCGGGTACCCGACCCAGAAGCCCGAAGGCCTGCTGCGGCGCACCGTGGCTGCCAGCAGCCGCGAGGGTGACTGGGTCCTGGACTTCTTTGCGGGTTCCGGAACACTGGGTGCCGTCGCCGCCAAACTGAACCGGAAATTTGTCTGCGTGGATGCGAATCCGCAGGCCATTGACGTGATGTCCAAGCGGCTCGGCCATGCGGCCGACATCGTTTCCAGCGAAGCGGTGGCAGCTGTAGCCAGCGCCTGA
- a CDS encoding SGNH/GDSL hydrolase family protein: MAGSAAKRGLVLACAAALAVSAGATDTSGLQQREQPRSSLLAGYLQQKNSAEAAGGLPRTAWKDISAFQQLRTAEGHPLAQPVSGLSCAAPTACREEFGDEVVLWTAQNGITVLHKSVDVLSRRDGFSSLGKPLNSEYAFGAVYRTDFENGSLIRVPELDRVMTWDAEIAGSAVVIGDSQTGPGTWVDQGLTELGYRTVLRGAGGTGYIRGNGSVGNYYTALTQQQWVLPWGTPQLVVLQGGGNDAGIASDVQIAEAARTMIAEARRTYPKSRLVMIGVISSAKGAVGSRRTAVDALLASVAQQEGVEFLSVGDWWTRFSLGEYRETDGRHFTDAGHRAAGQILSRELGALLSAG; this comes from the coding sequence ATGGCCGGATCTGCGGCTAAACGCGGCCTTGTGCTGGCCTGCGCCGCCGCACTCGCTGTCTCGGCCGGGGCAACGGACACCTCCGGACTGCAGCAGCGGGAGCAGCCGCGCAGCTCACTGCTGGCCGGGTATCTGCAGCAGAAGAACAGTGCCGAAGCGGCCGGCGGATTGCCGCGGACAGCTTGGAAGGATATCAGCGCGTTCCAGCAGCTGCGGACAGCCGAAGGGCATCCCCTGGCACAGCCTGTTTCCGGTTTGTCCTGCGCGGCACCCACCGCATGCCGTGAAGAGTTCGGAGACGAAGTGGTCCTCTGGACGGCCCAAAACGGAATCACGGTACTCCATAAGTCGGTGGATGTCCTCAGCAGGCGGGACGGCTTTTCCTCGCTGGGCAAACCGCTGAACTCCGAATACGCCTTTGGCGCCGTTTACCGCACCGATTTTGAGAACGGGTCCTTGATCCGGGTCCCGGAACTGGACCGGGTGATGACGTGGGACGCGGAGATTGCCGGGTCCGCCGTCGTCATCGGCGATTCACAGACGGGACCGGGCACCTGGGTGGATCAGGGGTTGACCGAACTGGGCTACCGGACGGTGCTCCGCGGCGCAGGAGGCACCGGCTACATCCGGGGAAACGGCTCCGTTGGCAACTATTACACTGCCTTGACGCAGCAGCAGTGGGTGCTGCCCTGGGGGACTCCACAGCTGGTGGTACTGCAGGGCGGAGGGAACGACGCCGGAATTGCCTCGGACGTGCAAATTGCCGAAGCTGCACGGACCATGATCGCGGAAGCCCGGCGCACCTATCCGAAGTCCCGGCTGGTAATGATCGGCGTCATTTCCTCCGCTAAGGGCGCGGTGGGAAGCAGGCGCACGGCCGTGGACGCACTGCTGGCCTCAGTGGCGCAACAAGAGGGGGTGGAGTTCCTCAGCGTGGGGGACTGGTGGACGCGGTTCTCGCTGGGAGAGTACCGGGAGACTGACGGCCGCCATTTCACTGACGCGGGGCACCGGGCCGCAGGGCAAATTCTGTCGCGCGAGCTGGGCGCTCTCCTGTCCGCCGGTTAG